One genomic window of Prochlorococcus marinus str. NATL2A includes the following:
- a CDS encoding rod shape-determining protein produces MFFNRFKFSRDIGIDLGTANTLIYVSGKGIVLQEPSVVAMDLEEGIPLAVGNDAKLMLGRTPGNIRAVRPLRDGVIADFDAAEQMLKTFIQKCNEGRGIIAPRLVVGIPSGVTGVERRAVREAGLAGAREVHLIDEPVAAAIGASLPVTEPIGTMIVDIGGGTTEVAVLSLGGTVLSESVRVAGDEINDSIATYLKKVHNLVVGERTAEEIKIKIGSAFPSNEFDLQSIDVRGLHLLSGLPRSINLKAGDLREAMSEPLNKIVDAVKRTLERTPPELAADIVDRGIMLAGGGALVRGISDLLSHETGIFTHVAEDPLLCVVNGCGLVLDDFKSMRRVLDTPDFARNVIRD; encoded by the coding sequence GTGTTTTTTAACCGTTTCAAATTTTCCCGAGATATTGGGATTGATTTAGGTACTGCAAATACCTTGATTTATGTTTCTGGTAAAGGAATCGTTCTGCAAGAACCTTCTGTTGTAGCGATGGACTTAGAAGAGGGGATCCCACTCGCAGTGGGCAATGATGCGAAGTTAATGTTAGGGCGAACACCAGGGAATATTCGTGCCGTTAGACCCCTTCGGGATGGGGTAATAGCCGACTTTGATGCGGCTGAGCAAATGCTTAAGACATTTATTCAAAAATGCAATGAGGGCCGTGGAATAATTGCACCCCGACTAGTAGTTGGTATTCCCAGTGGTGTGACTGGTGTAGAGAGACGGGCAGTTCGGGAGGCTGGTCTCGCGGGAGCAAGAGAGGTGCATTTGATTGATGAGCCTGTCGCTGCTGCAATTGGAGCTTCTTTGCCAGTTACTGAGCCCATAGGGACAATGATTGTTGATATTGGTGGAGGGACTACTGAAGTTGCTGTTTTAAGTCTTGGTGGAACAGTTTTAAGTGAATCTGTGAGAGTTGCAGGCGATGAAATTAATGATTCAATCGCGACCTATTTGAAAAAAGTACATAACCTAGTAGTTGGTGAGAGAACAGCTGAAGAGATAAAAATTAAAATTGGATCAGCTTTTCCATCTAATGAATTTGATTTGCAATCAATAGATGTACGGGGATTACATTTACTCTCAGGGTTGCCTCGATCAATCAACTTGAAAGCAGGCGATTTACGTGAAGCCATGTCAGAGCCTCTGAATAAGATTGTTGATGCTGTTAAAAGAACTCTAGAGAGAACTCCACCTGAACTAGCGGCAGATATTGTTGATAGGGGTATAATGCTTGCAGGAGGGGGGGCTCTTGTTAGAGGAATTAGTGATCTGTTAAGTCATGAAACAGGAATTTTTACGCACGTAGCCGAAGATCCATTGCTATGTGTAGTAAATGGATGTGGTTTGGTTTTAGATGATTTTAAATCAATGAGAAGAGTTTTAGATACGCCTGATTTTGCTCGAAATGTAATTAGAGATTGA
- the tsaE gene encoding tRNA (adenosine(37)-N6)-threonylcarbamoyltransferase complex ATPase subunit type 1 TsaE, translating into MEKDTEKQFKVFNSFAQQTNNFCWTLDKPESTMSLGSTLTKIFPDLRILLLNGPLGAGKTTLVKGIAKSLKIQEPITSPTFPLSQHYPLGSPPLVHLDLYRIEEQNAANEFFLQEEEESKAIGALMVVEWPERLSLPMPDAWRGKLEYSSENQSRFFQLISPLDKDNKLSISSK; encoded by the coding sequence GTGGAAAAAGATACAGAAAAACAATTCAAGGTTTTTAATTCATTTGCTCAGCAAACCAATAATTTCTGCTGGACTTTAGATAAACCTGAATCAACGATGTCATTAGGTTCAACATTAACAAAAATATTTCCAGATCTACGCATTCTCCTTTTAAATGGGCCTCTTGGAGCAGGAAAAACCACATTAGTTAAAGGAATTGCAAAAAGTCTAAAAATTCAAGAGCCCATTACTTCTCCAACTTTTCCTTTATCCCAACATTATCCTTTGGGATCGCCTCCATTGGTACATCTTGATCTTTACAGGATTGAAGAACAAAATGCGGCAAACGAATTTTTTTTACAAGAGGAAGAGGAATCTAAAGCCATTGGTGCATTGATGGTTGTTGAATGGCCAGAAAGGTTATCACTGCCAATGCCTGATGCTTGGAGAGGAAAATTAGAATATTCCTCAGAAAATCAATCCCGTTTTTTTCAGCTGATTTCTCCTTTAGATAAAGACAATAAATTGTCAATATCATCTAAGTAA
- the lysS gene encoding lysine--tRNA ligase, with translation MPYVPIALSELRDTRLEKAKALKTLGKGPYGLNFRPTDSAAVLQGKYKDLPNGEEKKDEVSIAGRVTSRRVMGKLAFFTLSDETGIIQLFLEKATLNRNEDSENPKNNFENITSLVDSGDWIGVSGILRRTDRGELSIKVFEWSMLSKSLQPLPDKWHGLADVEKRYRQRYLDLIVNPQSRKTFRTRALLVSSIRRWLDEKDFLEIETPVLQSEAGGADARPFITHHNTLDLPLYLRIATELHLKRLVVGGFQRVYELGRIFRNEGISTRHNPEFTSVEIYEAFADYFDMMDLTEKLLSSVCEKICGSTKINYQEQEIDLQPPWRRATMHDLVKEFTGIDFELFGDNVDDAKAEMSREGLQVPDKADTVGSLLNEAFEQAVEPELIQPTFVMDYPIEISPLARKHRTKKGLVERFELFIVGRETANAFSELIDPIDQRERLLLQQAKKEAGDLEAQSLDEDFINALEVGMPPTGGLGIGIDRFVMLLTDSPSIRDVIAFPLLRPEANLKQTAK, from the coding sequence TTGCCGTATGTACCCATTGCCTTGTCTGAATTAAGAGATACGCGCCTCGAGAAGGCAAAAGCACTAAAAACCCTTGGGAAAGGTCCCTATGGTTTGAATTTTCGACCTACTGACTCTGCCGCTGTTTTGCAGGGAAAATATAAAGACTTACCAAATGGCGAAGAAAAAAAAGACGAAGTATCTATCGCAGGGCGAGTAACTTCTAGAAGAGTGATGGGAAAACTTGCTTTTTTTACTCTTTCCGATGAAACAGGCATAATTCAACTCTTTTTGGAAAAGGCGACCTTAAATCGGAATGAAGATAGTGAGAATCCAAAGAATAATTTTGAGAACATTACCTCTTTGGTTGACTCTGGTGATTGGATAGGAGTCAGTGGAATATTAAGGAGAACTGATAGAGGTGAACTTTCTATAAAGGTTTTCGAATGGTCAATGCTATCAAAATCTTTACAACCCCTACCAGATAAATGGCATGGACTTGCCGATGTAGAAAAGCGCTATAGACAAAGATATTTAGATTTAATTGTAAATCCACAGTCAAGAAAAACTTTTCGAACTAGGGCTTTATTAGTTAGTTCAATTCGACGTTGGTTAGATGAAAAAGACTTTCTTGAAATCGAGACTCCAGTTTTACAATCAGAAGCTGGAGGAGCGGATGCAAGGCCTTTCATAACTCATCACAACACGCTCGATTTACCTTTGTATCTGAGGATTGCAACAGAATTGCATCTTAAAAGACTTGTGGTGGGTGGATTTCAAAGGGTCTATGAACTTGGAAGAATTTTTAGAAATGAAGGAATTAGCACAAGGCATAATCCTGAATTTACTTCTGTTGAAATTTATGAGGCCTTTGCAGATTATTTCGACATGATGGATTTAACAGAAAAATTACTTTCTTCAGTTTGCGAAAAGATTTGTGGATCGACCAAAATTAATTATCAAGAGCAAGAAATAGATTTGCAACCTCCTTGGAGAAGGGCCACGATGCATGATTTAGTTAAGGAATTTACTGGAATTGATTTTGAATTATTTGGAGACAATGTTGATGATGCTAAGGCTGAAATGAGTCGAGAGGGGCTTCAAGTGCCTGATAAGGCTGATACTGTTGGAAGCCTATTAAATGAAGCTTTTGAGCAAGCAGTAGAGCCTGAACTGATTCAGCCTACATTTGTCATGGATTATCCAATTGAGATTTCTCCATTGGCTAGAAAACATAGAACTAAAAAAGGTTTAGTGGAAAGATTTGAACTTTTTATTGTTGGTAGAGAAACTGCCAATGCTTTTAGCGAATTAATTGACCCTATTGATCAAAGAGAACGTTTACTTTTACAGCAAGCGAAAAAAGAAGCAGGTGATCTTGAGGCTCAAAGCCTGGATGAGGATTTTATCAATGCTCTTGAGGTCGGAATGCCTCCCA
- a CDS encoding DedA family protein yields MEISEFISSLPVFIGNAVETNQWIGYGAILLAMFLENLIPPIPSELIMPLGGFYVSQGQLDFLPVVLAGLIGTVIGALPWYGIGRLVNEERLEKWLEKNGRWIGIKPQELARSRKWFNRYGVSLVFWGRLVPGIRTLISVPAGVELMPITPFLIWTTAGSLIWTLFLTITGFYLGDNYANIETLISPFSSVFKIIIIVVISGALINLIYKTLRKLINN; encoded by the coding sequence ATGGAAATATCTGAATTTATTTCTTCTTTACCAGTATTTATAGGAAATGCAGTTGAGACCAATCAGTGGATTGGTTATGGAGCGATCTTATTGGCAATGTTTTTGGAAAACCTAATTCCGCCAATTCCTTCAGAGTTGATTATGCCTCTTGGAGGCTTTTATGTGTCTCAAGGTCAATTAGATTTTTTACCAGTTGTTTTAGCAGGTTTAATCGGAACTGTTATTGGGGCGTTGCCTTGGTATGGAATTGGCAGATTGGTGAATGAAGAAAGACTTGAGAAATGGCTTGAGAAGAATGGACGTTGGATTGGGATTAAGCCTCAGGAACTTGCTCGCAGTCGTAAATGGTTCAACAGGTATGGAGTGTCTTTAGTCTTCTGGGGAAGATTAGTACCTGGAATTCGTACTTTGATTTCAGTTCCAGCAGGGGTTGAGTTAATGCCTATCACTCCTTTTCTAATTTGGACAACCGCTGGAAGCTTGATTTGGACGTTGTTTTTAACAATTACAGGGTTCTATTTAGGGGATAATTATGCAAACATTGAAACGTTAATTAGTCCCTTCTCAAGTGTATTTAAGATAATCATTATTGTTGTTATATCTGGAGCTTTAATAAATTTAATTTATAAAACTCTACGTAAACTAATTAACAACTAA
- a CDS encoding carbohydrate kinase family protein, producing the protein MRAGSVIAIGEALIDRLGPLGGDPSSDLPVTDCFGGAPANVACALSRLGAKVSFIGSLGNDAFGEDFNNLLIQRGINTSGLQQDTLRPTRVVLVRRDSDGERCFEGFEGDKGLGFADQAISLEQIIRDWPLVAENAQWLVAGTIPLASEISSKAFLWCIENAMHSGIKIALDLNWRPTFWRNQVSTGSEPSVKEKNQILSILKNVSLIKLAKEEAQWFFNSSDPTEISSSLPQRPSVVVTDGSNPILWRLNNHLGKSFAIIPSSVVDTTGAGDAFTAGLIYKLISVELDQISEQSAKDIIQFGIACGSHVCKGLGAIEPQPYLDDIDNLLSLSKGEIS; encoded by the coding sequence ATGCGTGCTGGAAGTGTCATTGCGATTGGAGAAGCTTTAATAGATCGACTTGGACCTCTTGGTGGAGACCCATCTAGTGATTTGCCAGTAACAGATTGTTTTGGTGGCGCTCCAGCTAATGTTGCTTGTGCCTTGAGCAGACTAGGAGCGAAGGTCTCTTTTATTGGCTCTTTAGGAAATGATGCTTTTGGAGAGGATTTTAATAATCTATTAATCCAAAGGGGAATTAATACCTCTGGATTACAGCAAGATACTCTTCGTCCAACAAGAGTTGTATTGGTTCGTAGAGACTCTGATGGAGAAAGATGTTTTGAAGGATTTGAGGGTGATAAAGGCTTGGGATTTGCCGATCAAGCCATATCTTTGGAACAAATTATTCGAGACTGGCCATTGGTTGCGGAAAATGCGCAATGGTTAGTGGCAGGAACAATTCCTTTGGCTTCAGAAATATCATCCAAAGCTTTTTTGTGGTGTATCGAAAATGCTATGCATTCAGGAATAAAGATTGCCCTTGATTTGAATTGGCGTCCAACTTTTTGGCGAAACCAAGTTTCGACCGGCTCAGAGCCCTCTGTGAAAGAAAAAAATCAAATATTGTCAATTTTAAAAAACGTCTCATTAATAAAACTCGCAAAAGAGGAGGCTCAATGGTTTTTTAATAGTTCTGATCCAACTGAAATCTCTTCATCTCTTCCGCAAAGACCATCTGTTGTAGTTACCGATGGATCAAATCCTATTTTATGGCGACTCAATAATCACCTTGGCAAATCATTTGCGATTATCCCCTCTTCTGTGGTTGATACAACTGGAGCTGGTGATGCATTCACTGCAGGATTAATTTATAAACTCATCTCTGTTGAATTAGATCAAATCAGTGAACAAAGTGCTAAAGATATTATTCAATTTGGAATTGCATGTGGCTCTCATGTTTGCAAGGGATTAGGAGCGATAGAACCACAACCTTACTTAGATGATATTGACAATTTATTGTCTTTATCTAAAGGAGAAATCAGCTGA
- a CDS encoding alpha/beta fold hydrolase, whose amino-acid sequence MKQFWNWKNYQIAWQVEETSNDSGIAIVLIHGFGACKEHWRFNQKTISSIAPCYALDLIGFGDSSKPNSQIPYEKKTYQNFNYCFDNWSQLVYDFCNEIVKKPVLLIGNSIGGVIALNTSKKLSQKALGVILIDCAQRTMDDKRLAEQSLLMRFLRPVIKTFVRQRLLSSNIFNIAAQPKFIAKILKVAYPSRNNVDEELIDTLFKPTQSKGAPEAFRGFINLFDDYLAPNLLKEMNTSVHLIWGEKDPWEPVKEAQKWFKTFECIKSLDVISDAGHCPHDEMPEKVNPILIKIIQEAI is encoded by the coding sequence ATGAAGCAATTCTGGAATTGGAAAAATTATCAAATTGCATGGCAAGTAGAAGAAACAAGTAATGATTCAGGAATCGCTATAGTATTAATTCATGGTTTTGGAGCATGTAAAGAGCATTGGAGATTCAATCAAAAAACTATTAGCTCAATTGCACCATGCTATGCATTAGATTTAATAGGTTTTGGAGACAGCAGTAAGCCAAATTCACAGATTCCATATGAAAAGAAAACCTATCAGAATTTCAATTATTGTTTTGATAATTGGAGTCAGCTAGTTTATGATTTTTGTAACGAAATAGTTAAAAAACCTGTCTTATTAATTGGAAATTCGATTGGGGGAGTTATTGCATTAAATACATCGAAAAAATTATCTCAAAAAGCCTTAGGGGTCATATTAATTGATTGTGCTCAAAGGACAATGGATGATAAACGCCTAGCTGAACAATCGTTATTAATGAGATTTTTAAGACCAGTGATTAAAACTTTTGTAAGACAAAGACTTTTAAGTTCCAACATTTTTAACATCGCAGCACAACCAAAATTTATTGCGAAAATTTTAAAAGTAGCTTATCCAAGTCGAAATAATGTTGATGAAGAGTTAATAGACACACTCTTCAAGCCAACCCAAAGCAAAGGAGCTCCGGAGGCTTTTAGAGGATTTATTAACCTATTTGATGATTATCTAGCACCAAATTTACTAAAGGAAATGAATACTTCAGTTCACTTAATTTGGGGAGAAAAAGATCCTTGGGAACCTGTGAAAGAAGCTCAAAAATGGTTTAAAACTTTTGAATGTATAAAATCTTTAGATGTTATTTCAGACGCAGGACATTGTCCCCATGATGAAATGCCAGAAAAAGTTAATCCTATTCTTATAAAGATAATTCAAGAAGCCATATAA
- the rpaB gene encoding response regulator transcription factor RpaB — protein MTCILVVDDEPAVLKVLVTRLNLAGYKVLSAQDGEQALEVFHKEAPDLVVLDVMLPKMDGFAVCRRIRAESCVPIIFLTALEAISERVAGLDLGADDYLAKPFSPKELEARIATILRRVGPAPTIDEPREVPSGQGVMKLGDLVVDTNRRQVSRGGERIGLTYTEFSLLELLFRDPGRVVPRAEILEQLWGYPPRRAADLRVVDVYVARLRGKLEPDPRNPELILTVRGIGYASQRIGEFPTAIAS, from the coding sequence ATGACCTGCATTTTGGTTGTAGATGATGAACCAGCAGTATTGAAAGTCTTGGTCACAAGGCTAAATCTTGCTGGTTATAAAGTTTTATCTGCACAGGATGGAGAGCAAGCACTAGAGGTTTTTCACAAAGAAGCTCCAGACTTAGTGGTTCTAGATGTCATGCTCCCGAAGATGGATGGCTTTGCAGTTTGTCGAAGAATTAGAGCTGAGTCTTGCGTTCCAATAATATTCTTGACTGCTCTTGAAGCGATTTCAGAAAGAGTTGCAGGTTTGGATTTAGGCGCTGATGATTACCTGGCTAAACCATTTAGCCCCAAGGAGTTAGAAGCTAGAATAGCGACGATTTTGAGACGTGTGGGACCTGCTCCAACTATTGATGAACCAAGAGAAGTCCCGTCAGGTCAAGGAGTAATGAAGCTTGGTGATCTTGTTGTAGACACCAATAGAAGGCAAGTCAGTAGAGGAGGAGAAAGGATAGGCTTAACATATACAGAATTTAGCTTGCTGGAATTATTATTTCGTGATCCTGGCCGTGTTGTACCTCGAGCAGAAATTCTGGAACAGCTTTGGGGTTATCCTCCAAGAAGAGCGGCTGATTTAAGAGTTGTGGATGTTTACGTAGCTCGTTTAAGAGGGAAGCTTGAACCAGATCCTAGGAATCCTGAGTTGATTTTAACTGTCAGAGGCATTGGCTATGCTTCTCAAAGAATTGGAGAATTTCCTACTGCTATTGCCAGTTAA
- the ahcY gene encoding adenosylhomocysteinase, protein MFAATKSNLNSIENNTDYVVNDITEAEFGRKELLIAETEMPGLMALRKKYGSQKPLKGAFIAGSLHMTIQTGVLIETLVELGAKVRWASCNIFSTQDHAAAAIANSGVPVFAKKGETLDEYWEYTHKIFEWRDGESANMILDDGGDATGLIILGSKAEEDISVLNNPSNEEEIALFASIKKKLSQDPTFYSKAKSFIKGITEETTTGVARLYQMEKNGELVFPAINVNDSVTKSKFDNLYGCRESLVDGIKRATDVMVAGKVALVMGYGDVGKGSAQSLRGLGATVMIAEIDPICALQAAMEGYRVVRLNEVVEDVDIFVTATGNFQVIRHEHLIRMKNESIVCNIGHFDNEIEVSSLKSYEWENIKPQVDHITLPSGNKIILLAEGRLVNLGCATGHPSFVMSNSFTNQVLAQIELFKYGVKYLNKVYVLPKHLDEMVAVLHLDKIGAKLTKLTQEQAEYINVPIEGPYKTEQYRY, encoded by the coding sequence ATGTTCGCAGCAACCAAGTCAAATCTCAACAGTATTGAGAATAATACTGATTACGTCGTTAACGATATAACGGAAGCAGAATTCGGGCGAAAAGAACTTTTGATAGCTGAAACAGAAATGCCTGGTTTAATGGCACTGAGAAAAAAATATGGATCCCAAAAACCCTTAAAAGGTGCTTTCATAGCAGGTAGTCTCCACATGACTATTCAAACAGGAGTTCTTATTGAGACTCTCGTTGAACTTGGTGCAAAAGTTAGATGGGCTTCATGTAATATTTTTTCCACTCAGGATCATGCTGCTGCAGCTATTGCAAATTCAGGAGTCCCAGTATTTGCCAAGAAGGGTGAGACTTTAGATGAATACTGGGAATATACGCATAAAATTTTTGAGTGGAGAGATGGTGAATCTGCAAATATGATTCTTGACGATGGTGGTGATGCGACTGGATTGATTATTCTGGGGAGCAAAGCGGAAGAAGATATTTCAGTTCTTAATAACCCTTCAAATGAAGAGGAAATTGCATTATTTGCTTCCATTAAGAAAAAACTTTCACAAGATCCAACTTTTTATTCAAAAGCTAAATCTTTTATAAAAGGAATTACTGAGGAAACCACAACAGGTGTAGCTCGTCTTTATCAAATGGAAAAAAATGGAGAACTTGTTTTCCCAGCAATCAACGTAAATGATTCTGTGACTAAAAGTAAGTTTGATAATCTTTATGGTTGCCGAGAGTCCTTGGTGGATGGGATCAAAAGAGCTACAGATGTCATGGTGGCTGGCAAGGTAGCCCTTGTAATGGGATATGGAGATGTTGGAAAAGGTTCTGCGCAGTCTTTAAGGGGTTTAGGCGCGACAGTAATGATTGCTGAGATAGATCCAATATGTGCTCTTCAAGCCGCAATGGAGGGTTATAGAGTTGTGAGATTAAATGAAGTTGTGGAAGATGTAGATATTTTTGTTACTGCCACTGGAAATTTTCAAGTGATTCGTCATGAGCATTTGATTAGGATGAAGAATGAATCGATTGTTTGTAATATTGGCCATTTTGATAATGAAATAGAGGTTTCCTCTTTAAAGTCTTATGAATGGGAAAATATTAAACCCCAAGTAGATCACATAACTTTACCAAGCGGTAACAAAATTATTCTTCTAGCAGAAGGGAGATTAGTTAATCTTGGATGTGCCACTGGTCATCCTAGTTTTGTTATGAGTAATTCTTTTACTAATCAAGTATTAGCTCAAATTGAACTATTTAAATATGGCGTTAAATATTTGAACAAAGTTTATGTCTTGCCCAAACATTTAGATGAAATGGTGGCTGTTCTTCATCTAGATAAGATTGGAGCAAAGTTAACTAAGTTAACTCAAGAACAAGCTGAATATATTAATGTTCCAATCGAAGGTCCCTACAAGACAGAGCAATATCGTTATTGA
- the mreC gene encoding rod shape-determining protein MreC yields the protein MIKARREIGFHLLLKGRLWVIFLFGALLFGIRWSKGAGYLDLYSVLLKPILPGTAQSEWIKEGDNAEKNIRLKLLADDNSRLRRALSLKDFNTNQRISAAVISRSSRNWWQQLEINKGAKDGVLKGQTVIGPGGLIGLIDSVTPLTARVRLLTDPGHQVGAWIDRTQHHGILTGMGTNRPKLIFLNKNSLAKIGDAVTTSPASTLLPPNLTIGIVKFVNEKALPSPYAIVQLTAAPDAVDWVQVLKNDAQK from the coding sequence ATGATTAAAGCCCGAAGGGAAATAGGGTTTCATTTGCTTTTGAAAGGGAGGTTATGGGTAATATTTTTATTTGGAGCTTTATTATTTGGGATTCGTTGGTCAAAAGGAGCAGGATATTTAGATTTATACTCGGTTTTATTAAAACCCATACTCCCAGGTACTGCTCAAAGCGAATGGATCAAGGAAGGAGATAATGCTGAAAAAAATATTCGATTAAAATTGCTTGCAGATGATAATTCTCGTTTACGAAGAGCTCTTTCTTTAAAAGATTTTAATACTAATCAAAGAATTTCAGCTGCTGTAATATCTCGATCTTCAAGAAATTGGTGGCAACAGTTAGAAATTAATAAGGGTGCAAAAGATGGAGTTTTGAAAGGGCAAACAGTAATTGGTCCAGGCGGCTTAATTGGTCTAATTGACAGCGTAACCCCACTTACTGCAAGAGTTAGATTATTGACCGATCCTGGTCATCAGGTAGGAGCTTGGATTGATCGTACTCAGCACCATGGGATTTTGACTGGGATGGGAACAAATAGACCAAAACTGATTTTTTTAAATAAAAATAGTTTGGCTAAAATTGGAGATGCTGTTACTACATCGCCAGCAAGTACTCTATTACCCCCAAACTTAACAATTGGAATTGTTAAGTTTGTGAACGAAAAAGCCTTGCCATCTCCATATGCAATAGTTCAATTAACTGCAGCACCTGATGCGGTTGATTGGGTTCAAGTCTTGAAAAATGATGCTCAAAAATAA
- a CDS encoding single-stranded DNA-binding protein: MAINSVTLVGRAGRDPEVRYFESGTVVANLTMAVNRRNRNDEPDWFNLEIWGKQAQVAADYVKKGSLIGITGSFKLDSWKDRNTGEDRNKPVVRVDRLELLGSKRDSENSNFQNNNFSQQPSNNDEIPF, from the coding sequence ATGGCAATAAATTCAGTCACTCTTGTTGGAAGAGCAGGCAGAGATCCTGAAGTTAGATATTTTGAATCTGGAACTGTAGTAGCAAATCTAACAATGGCCGTAAATAGAAGGAATAGGAACGATGAACCAGATTGGTTCAATTTAGAAATTTGGGGAAAACAAGCCCAAGTAGCGGCTGATTATGTAAAAAAAGGCTCTTTGATCGGTATAACTGGTAGCTTCAAATTGGATAGTTGGAAGGATCGCAATACTGGAGAGGATAGAAATAAGCCAGTTGTTAGAGTTGATCGTCTTGAATTATTAGGATCAAAAAGAGATTCAGAAAATAGTAATTTTCAAAACAACAATTTTAGCCAGCAACCAAGTAATAACGACGAAATTCCATTTTAA
- a CDS encoding A/G-specific adenine glycosylase, translating to MGIFDSPQDIQNSLLEWFRENGRYWIPWKLKKDGSVPRSGESISPYGIWIAEVMLQQTQLKVVIPYWKKWMKCFPTLSYLAEADLENLLMIWQGLGYYSRAKRIHQSSKILVEFVGKNRDQDPDSWPNQIDKWMSLPGIGRSTAGSIISSAFDLPTPILDGNVKRILSRLLAIERKSIRDERKLWEFSSLLIERQSPRDFNQALMDLGAIICTPKNPSCSSCPLQNFCVAYTKYDPEDFPKKEMTKIKPLQEIGIGLVFNQKGELLIDQRLENSSMGGMWEFPGGKKIPNESIVKTIERELKEELGIVVNVGEKLLSFEHAYTHKRLNFTVHICAWISGQPKPLASQKLLWVSPDKLFDFPFPAANTKIISELHKHLCIGNKNL from the coding sequence ATGGGCATTTTTGATTCTCCTCAAGATATCCAAAATTCACTTCTGGAATGGTTTAGGGAAAATGGTAGATACTGGATACCATGGAAATTAAAGAAAGATGGTTCCGTTCCTCGATCAGGTGAAAGTATATCTCCTTATGGAATTTGGATTGCAGAGGTCATGCTTCAGCAGACTCAGTTGAAGGTCGTTATTCCTTACTGGAAAAAATGGATGAAGTGTTTTCCTACCTTGTCGTATTTAGCAGAGGCTGATTTGGAGAATCTTCTTATGATATGGCAAGGTCTTGGTTACTATTCACGTGCGAAACGAATTCATCAATCATCTAAAATATTAGTTGAATTTGTTGGCAAAAATAGAGATCAAGATCCAGATTCTTGGCCTAATCAAATAGATAAGTGGATGTCTCTTCCTGGTATCGGTAGAAGTACTGCAGGTAGCATCATCTCATCTGCATTTGACCTGCCAACGCCAATATTGGATGGGAATGTAAAAAGAATTTTGTCTAGATTGCTAGCCATTGAAAGAAAATCTATTAGAGATGAGAGAAAATTATGGGAATTCAGCTCGTTATTGATTGAAAGGCAAAGTCCAAGGGATTTCAATCAGGCTTTGATGGATTTAGGGGCAATTATTTGTACTCCCAAAAATCCAAGTTGTTCTTCTTGCCCACTACAAAATTTTTGTGTTGCTTATACAAAGTACGATCCTGAAGATTTTCCTAAAAAAGAAATGACCAAAATAAAGCCTCTGCAAGAAATTGGAATTGGGCTTGTTTTTAATCAAAAAGGTGAATTGCTTATCGATCAGCGATTAGAAAACTCAAGTATGGGAGGAATGTGGGAATTTCCAGGAGGAAAAAAAATTCCCAACGAATCGATTGTGAAAACTATCGAGCGAGAATTAAAAGAAGAGCTTGGGATTGTTGTCAACGTTGGAGAAAAGCTTTTATCTTTTGAACACGCTTATACTCACAAGAGGCTGAATTTTACTGTTCATATTTGCGCATGGATATCAGGTCAGCCCAAACCTTTAGCTAGTCAAAAATTACTTTGGGTGTCTCCCGACAAACTTTTTGATTTTCCTTTTCCTGCTGCTAATACTAAAATTATTTCTGAATTACATAAACATCTTTGTATTGGAAATAAAAATCTGTAA